Proteins encoded within one genomic window of Arachis ipaensis cultivar K30076 chromosome B08, Araip1.1, whole genome shotgun sequence:
- the LOC107613442 gene encoding tetratricopeptide repeat protein 4 homolog: MALWMENGSEPLTEAEKADLEAIAAIKESAAIELKEKGNEYVKKGKKHYSEAIDCYTRAINQKALNDSESSVLFANRAHVNLLLGNHRRALSDAQQALNLSPSNIKAIYRAVKASLSLNLLAEAQDYCRKGLKLDPNNEELKRLDQQIRMKISEKEKLDAEVSKAILEAEELVSAIENRGLKIGKAMYRELTGLKKPVLNKNNILHWPVLLLYAEVMSSDFIEDFCETDMLSVHLDIMFSADQPLPWDVENNYKRDFVELYYEAGSGVRLSKEKLLHCLLEGTAASHVGDEEKDAVEDFKHTAGSPKWIKVNEKKTLQDILKEPNFVIPEIPVFYVVSKQSSFYSKFKSGKWAPPSI, encoded by the exons ATGGCGCTATGGATGGAAAATGGTTCAGAGCCACTCACCGAAGCCGAGAAGGCAGACCTTGAAGCCATTGCTGCCATCAAAGAATCTGCAGCCATTGAACTCAAG GAAAAGGGTAACGAGTATGTGAAGAAGGGTAAGAAGCATTACTCCGAAGCAATTGATTGCTACACAAGGGCAATTAATCAGAAAGCATTGAATGATTCTGAGAGCTCTGTTCTTTTTGCGAACAGAGCGCATGTCAATTTGCTTCTTGGGAACCACCGGCGTGCCCTCTCTGATGCTCAACAAGCACTCAACTTGTCCCCCTCCAACATAAAG GCCATTTATAGAGCTGTCAAAGCATCTCTATCACTGAATTTATTGGCTGAAGCACAAGACTATTGCCGAAAGGGTCTTAAGTTGGACCCCAATAATGAGGAACTTAAGAGGCTTGACCAACAGATTCGTATGAAGATATCTGAGAAGGAGAAGCTTGACGCTGAAGTCTCTAAAGCCATATTGGAGGCAGAA GAACTTGTGTCTGCAATAGAAAATAGAGGATTGAAGATTGGAAAGGCAATGTATCGAGAACTCACCGGGTTAAAGAAACCGGTgttaaacaaaaataatatccTTCATTGGCCTGTCCTTCTTCTGTATGCAGAGGTTATGTCCAGTGATTTCATTGAGGATTTCTGTGAGACTGACATGCTTTCAGTTCACCTTGATATC ATGTTTTCAGCAGACCAACCACTCCCATGGGATGTTGAAAACAATTACAAACGTGATTTTGTTGAATTATACTATGAG GCTGGCTCTGGAGTTCGTCTATCAAAGGAGAAACTTCTTCATTGTTTATTAGAGGGAACTGCAGCTTCTCATGTTGGTGATGAAGAGAAAGATGCAGTTGAGGATTTTAAACACACTGCAG GTTCCCCAAAATGGATCAAAGTAAATGAGAAGAAAACGCTCCAAGATATCCTCAAAGAGCCTAATTTCGTAATCCCCGAAATCCCAG TCTTCTATGTTGTTTCCAAGCAATCCAGCTTTTATAGCAAGTTCAAATCTGGAAAATGGGCTCCTCCAAGCATATGA